Proteins from a single region of Bradyrhizobium diazoefficiens:
- a CDS encoding polysaccharide biosynthesis tyrosine autokinase, which produces MHLQERGGGLSERELAGLSVSISDVVERMSGFLRRRYMTFAIVTGLATACGLVYLLTAPAGYTAHAVLMIDSSKLRALQPSPADVPLDTAQVESQVEVLKSDKVAKAVLKDLHLMDDPEFARPGLWRRLFSTPFGLLGGDNGVRGPDRSEDERMDVALDSFLSQRVITRVGRSYALDVAFTSRRPERAAEIANAIIEAYIVDQLDAKYEATRRASKWLQERMIELRAQATAVDRAVLDYKENNNIVDIGIASSPGGVSTSMRALEEQQLGELASQLSAARVASGEAKARVDRIQEILKQDIPDAAVAESIKSEVVIRLRNQYLDLAAREGLLSARYGNDHQATINLRDQMHQIRQSIGAELRRIAESNTSDYEIAKAREETLKNKLADMVADARTTSRERIGLRELETNAQAYHSIYDTFLTRYMEAIQQQSFPITEARVVSSANPRAPKSEPKTSVVLGGSVLIGLWLSVIVAVLWEVLDRVFRTTRQVHEILQTGCLAVVPQLTPGVQPRWRRQMSVPWLRAAEPGIKPAPRRGEFFRFVVFAPLSPFANAIGSIKVAADIGRGGKPSKVIGVTSTFAAEGKSTVASNLAELIAQAGKKVILIDTDVRNPSLSRVAGAEEGNGLLEVLDGTVEFEDAVRTDATTGLAFLPAVIRSPLAPSREVLASESFRMLITRLREKFDNIIVDLPPLGPVTEVRATANLVDSYVYVIEWGRTSLIAVRQQMMAAPEVHDRLLGAVLNKVDMNAFRRHEHHVVGYYAQPDYTH; this is translated from the coding sequence ATGCACCTGCAAGAGAGAGGGGGGGGCCTGTCTGAGCGCGAGCTGGCTGGCCTGTCCGTGTCCATTTCCGACGTCGTCGAGCGGATGAGCGGCTTTCTGCGACGCCGCTACATGACCTTCGCGATCGTGACCGGGCTCGCGACCGCCTGTGGTCTTGTCTATCTGTTGACGGCTCCGGCCGGGTACACCGCCCACGCGGTGCTGATGATCGACTCGAGCAAGCTGCGGGCGCTGCAGCCCTCGCCCGCCGACGTCCCACTTGACACGGCTCAAGTGGAATCTCAGGTCGAGGTGCTCAAGTCCGACAAGGTCGCCAAGGCAGTCCTCAAGGACCTGCATCTTATGGACGATCCGGAATTCGCGCGGCCAGGGCTCTGGCGCAGGCTCTTCTCGACCCCCTTTGGGCTGCTCGGCGGGGACAATGGGGTGCGAGGCCCGGACCGTTCGGAAGATGAGCGCATGGATGTCGCTCTCGACAGCTTCCTCAGTCAGCGGGTCATCACCCGGGTCGGGCGGAGCTATGCGCTCGACGTTGCCTTCACCTCGCGGCGTCCGGAGCGGGCGGCCGAGATTGCGAACGCAATTATTGAAGCCTACATTGTCGATCAGCTTGACGCGAAATACGAGGCGACGCGACGCGCCAGTAAATGGCTCCAAGAGCGAATGATTGAGCTCCGGGCGCAGGCGACCGCCGTCGATCGCGCCGTTCTTGACTACAAAGAGAATAACAACATCGTCGACATTGGAATCGCGTCCTCGCCAGGCGGCGTGAGCACCAGCATGCGTGCCCTCGAGGAGCAGCAGCTGGGGGAACTGGCAAGCCAGCTGAGCGCCGCGCGCGTGGCGAGCGGCGAGGCGAAGGCGCGGGTCGATCGTATCCAGGAAATATTGAAGCAGGATATTCCGGACGCGGCGGTGGCGGAATCGATCAAGAGCGAAGTGGTCATCCGGTTGCGTAACCAGTACCTCGACCTCGCCGCGCGCGAGGGACTCTTGTCGGCCCGATACGGCAATGACCATCAGGCCACGATCAATCTACGCGATCAGATGCACCAGATTCGCCAGTCGATCGGGGCCGAGCTTCGCCGGATCGCTGAAAGCAACACGAGCGACTACGAGATCGCGAAGGCGCGGGAGGAGACGCTCAAGAACAAACTGGCCGACATGGTCGCGGATGCCCGTACCACCAGTCGCGAGCGGATCGGTTTGCGGGAGCTCGAAACCAACGCTCAAGCCTACCACAGCATCTACGATACCTTTCTGACGCGCTATATGGAAGCGATCCAGCAGCAGTCATTCCCGATTACCGAGGCCCGCGTCGTCAGCTCGGCGAACCCGCGGGCGCCAAAGAGCGAGCCGAAGACGTCCGTCGTGCTAGGGGGCTCCGTGTTGATCGGGCTCTGGTTGAGCGTCATCGTTGCCGTTCTGTGGGAAGTGCTCGATCGCGTATTTCGCACGACCCGGCAGGTGCATGAGATCTTGCAGACCGGCTGCCTCGCCGTCGTGCCGCAGTTGACGCCCGGAGTGCAGCCTCGCTGGCGTCGACAAATGAGCGTGCCATGGCTGCGGGCCGCGGAACCTGGAATTAAACCGGCGCCTCGGAGAGGCGAGTTTTTCCGGTTCGTCGTATTTGCGCCCTTGTCGCCATTTGCCAACGCGATCGGTTCCATCAAGGTCGCAGCAGACATCGGCCGAGGCGGCAAGCCGAGCAAGGTGATCGGCGTTACATCGACGTTTGCGGCGGAAGGAAAGTCGACGGTGGCGAGCAATCTTGCAGAACTGATCGCCCAAGCTGGAAAGAAGGTCATTTTGATAGATACCGACGTACGCAATCCGTCATTGAGCCGCGTCGCCGGTGCGGAGGAGGGGAACGGCCTGCTAGAGGTCCTGGACGGAACGGTCGAGTTCGAAGATGCCGTGCGCACCGATGCAACGACCGGGCTGGCGTTTCTTCCGGCCGTCATTCGCTCCCCGCTCGCGCCGTCGCGGGAAGTTCTCGCCTCTGAGTCGTTCAGGATGCTGATCACACGGCTGCGGGAGAAGTTCGACAACATCATCGTCGACCTCCCTCCGCTGGGGCCGGTCACGGAAGTGCGCGCGACCGCCAACCTCGTCGACTCATACGTTTACGTGATAGAGTGGGGACGGACCAGCCTGATTGCGGTGCGACAGCAGATGATGGCAGCGCCCGAGGTTCATGACCGGCTGCTGGGAGCCGTTCTCAACAAGGTCGATATGAACGCATTTCGCCGCCATGAACACCACGTGGTCGGCTACTATGCGCAACCCGATTACACTCACTGA